The Desulfofundulus salinus genome includes the window GCCCCGGTCTCACGGGCATGTCGTTGGGTATGTGGATCATGCGCAGGCTGCCGGCACTCCCGGCGGTGCCCTCAACCATACCCGGTGTACGGCTGTCCTGCACTAAAGCGCTTACCGCACTGCGCGGGTCAGTAATTAATAGAACGGTGGCGGTACGGTCGGTGGTGGCGATCACCCGCCCCACCAGACCCCGGGGAGTCAATACCGTCATGTTTTCCTTTATGCCCTGGGCCAGGCCCTTGTTGATGGTAATGGTGCTGAACCAGTTCCCCGGATCCCGGCCTATTACTGCCGCCGCGGTAACTTCAAGTCCGGAGTCGGCAGCGGGACCGCTTTTAAAATCCAGCAGCTTTTTCAGTCTTTCATTTTCCAAACGGAATTCCCTGGCCTGGTGAAGCTCGCCTTCCAGCCGGGCCACCTGCTCCGACAACTCGCTTGCCCGGCGCGACGCGTTAACCAGGGAAAGGGGGAAAGTGATCACATCCCTGACTCCCCGGCCCAGCCTGGTGGTTACCTGTTCTAAAGTGGCAAAGGTATCCACCAGTATCTTTTCCAGGGGCGTTGCTTCCACCCGGCTAAAGGCGGTCACCCGCATCACGTACAGGACCAGGACCAGCAAAATAACCAGAAAAAAAAGCCTCTTACCCGAAGTCAACGGGATCAACACCTATCATTTTGTTACAGTTTACGAAAGTTTGCGCGGGTGAATGAGTACCCGGCGTAAAACATCGATATTTTCCAGCACCCGCCCGGTACCGTAAGCCACGCACAAAAGCGGCTCGTCGGCCAGGTGCACGGGCATGGCCGTCTCTTCGCTCACCAGCCGGTCCAGCCCCCGCAGCAGTGAACCGCCCCCGGCCATCACAATGCCCCGGTCCATAATGTCGGCGGCCAG containing:
- the mreC gene encoding rod shape-determining protein MreC, with product MTSGKRLFFLVILLVLVLYVMRVTAFSRVEATPLEKILVDTFATLEQVTTRLGRGVRDVITFPLSLVNASRRASELSEQVARLEGELHQAREFRLENERLKKLLDFKSGPAADSGLEVTAAAVIGRDPGNWFSTITINKGLAQGIKENMTVLTPRGLVGRVIATTDRTATVLLITDPRSAVSALVQDSRTPGMVEGTAGSAGSLRMIHIPNDMPVRPGQVVVTSGTKSIFTKGVPIGEITSVKRDPTGLFFEASVRPFVDFNRLEEVLVITGVRFPAL